The following proteins come from a genomic window of Paenibacillus antri:
- a CDS encoding glycoside hydrolase family 2 protein has product MTHTELYSRGEYPRPQFERTEWLNLNGMWQFEFDDEGAGEGAGWHTNRPFSKRIQVPFCYQSELSGIGDTAFHDLVWYRREFDLPSDYEGRRILLHFGAVDYESKVWVNGRLVACHEGGHTPFTADITVAAKRGSNEIVVRAKDYSLDVTLPRGKQYWKEKSEGIFYTRTTGIWQTVWLEAVSHSYLRSVKLTPDIDRNEIRIEGFVEGWRPGLELAASISFQGEPVARDRWLMHAEEESRTIRLHDFNDHGLGRWWSPETPNLYDIEFELIDRDASVDVVNSYFGMRKISVEDGVICLNNRPYYMKLVLDQGYFPGGVLTAPSDEMLRRDVELTKAMGFNGARKHQKIEDPRYLYWCDKLGLLVWGEMANAYQYSATYVRRITKEWQEAVERDYNHPSIVVWVPINESWGVPNVLIDKKQQEHALTMYHLTKSLDDTRLVLSNDGWEHVKSDIATIHDYESRREVLRERYASADRAIRSIAQNRWIYVPGFPYEGEPIHMSEFGGISFRKGDAAGWGYSSAADEGDFLSRIVDVVQPIMQSKAIQGYCYTQLTDVEQEINGLLTFDREPKLPLDVIKQVMEGQAPRLEKPAVHSPG; this is encoded by the coding sequence ATGACGCATACAGAACTTTACTCGCGGGGGGAATACCCGCGGCCGCAATTCGAGCGGACCGAATGGCTGAACCTGAACGGGATGTGGCAATTCGAGTTCGACGACGAAGGAGCCGGCGAGGGAGCGGGTTGGCATACGAACCGTCCTTTCTCGAAGCGGATTCAAGTCCCCTTCTGTTATCAAAGCGAGCTTAGCGGGATCGGAGACACTGCCTTCCACGACTTGGTATGGTATCGAAGGGAATTCGATTTGCCGTCCGACTACGAGGGCCGTCGCATCCTGCTTCATTTCGGCGCGGTCGATTACGAATCGAAGGTATGGGTGAACGGGCGGCTCGTCGCCTGCCATGAGGGGGGGCATACGCCTTTCACGGCCGATATTACGGTCGCGGCGAAGCGCGGGTCGAACGAAATCGTCGTCCGGGCGAAGGATTACAGCTTGGACGTTACGCTGCCGCGGGGGAAACAATATTGGAAGGAGAAGTCCGAGGGCATCTTCTATACCCGAACGACCGGGATCTGGCAGACCGTATGGCTGGAAGCCGTGTCGCACTCGTATTTACGCAGCGTGAAGCTGACGCCGGACATCGACCGCAACGAAATCCGGATCGAAGGCTTCGTCGAAGGGTGGCGGCCCGGATTGGAGCTGGCCGCTTCGATTTCTTTCCAGGGGGAGCCCGTCGCGAGAGATCGCTGGCTGATGCATGCCGAGGAAGAAAGCCGAACGATCCGCTTGCATGACTTCAACGACCATGGTTTGGGTCGCTGGTGGTCGCCGGAAACTCCGAATCTGTACGATATCGAGTTCGAGCTCATCGATCGAGACGCAAGCGTCGATGTCGTGAACAGTTACTTCGGCATGCGGAAAATTTCCGTCGAGGACGGCGTGATTTGCCTCAATAACCGTCCTTATTATATGAAGCTCGTCCTGGACCAAGGCTACTTCCCCGGCGGCGTCTTAACGGCGCCTTCGGACGAGATGCTTCGCAGGGACGTCGAACTGACGAAGGCGATGGGATTTAACGGCGCTCGAAAGCACCAGAAGATCGAGGATCCGCGTTACTTGTATTGGTGCGATAAACTGGGACTTCTCGTTTGGGGCGAAATGGCGAACGCGTATCAATACTCGGCGACGTATGTGCGACGCATCACGAAGGAATGGCAGGAAGCGGTCGAGAGGGACTACAACCATCCTTCCATCGTCGTCTGGGTGCCGATTAACGAGAGTTGGGGCGTGCCGAACGTGCTGATCGACAAGAAGCAGCAAGAGCATGCGCTGACGATGTACCATCTGACGAAGTCGCTGGACGACACGCGCCTGGTCCTGTCCAACGACGGGTGGGAGCATGTCAAGTCGGACATCGCGACGATTCACGATTACGAATCGAGACGGGAAGTGCTGCGCGAGCGATATGCTTCCGCCGACCGCGCGATCCGGAGCATCGCGCAGAACCGGTGGATTTACGTGCCGGGCTTCCCGTACGAGGGCGAGCCGATCCATATGTCGGAATTCGGGGGCATCTCGTTTCGCAAAGGAGACGCGGCGGGGTGGGGGTACTCGTCGGCCGCCGACGAAGGAGATTTCCTCAGCCGCATCGTCGACGTCGTGCAGCCGATCATGCAGTCGAAGGCGATTCAAGGGTACTGTTACACGCAGCTAACCGACGTGGAACAGGAAATCAACGGCTTGCTTACGTTCGATCGGGAGCCGAAGCTGCCGCTCGACGTCATCAAGCAAGTGATGGAAGGACAAGCGCCCAGATTGGAAAAACCGGCGGTCCATTCTCCGGGATAA
- a CDS encoding family 43 glycosylhydrolase, translated as MTHHFLERPPHPETEWAACTGFSASATVVRPILHTPLKDASICAGPDRTYALTGTTDGRSIRIWTSSDLQTWTGPVTVWSLEREGTRQQENDGPCGICAPRIHYARGTYWIAYGVQQGGTGLLRSSSGDVRGPYQDMGRMTADGRDASLFEDDDGTVYWVYGNGRIARMNEEMTGLLEQPRRVEVQPWRTAGRVDRPAYTGNHQAGAYGAFICKRDGYYFLFCAEPFERLGSDAVDTFAAVSRSVYGPYSRRYLALPHGGQASLFTGPDGRLYASFSGCGSYSPVEHYPAVVPMSLAGPGFIRPDENVVLEKGAVGSLAPAADFPIRDPHICLGPDGVYYLTGTSDRPHRDFWNGNNQLHLWSSKDLTAWSHVGKVWDLAENGTWENNIYENPCLWAPETIYLYGTFWITYSLKGGGTGLIKSVSGKPEGPYIDMGRMTNTDIDSSLFRDEHGQVYFVWQDGKIARMKENMTGFAEEPRKLLCEDGQRVGYEGAFLVKYRNKYILGAAEWNGDERVDGTYDLLYAVSDQVYGPYSPRRLAVPHGGHGTMFVDREGRLRSTLFGNDRTAPFRTRVGIVALKVEEDEHGLLIEPEEI; from the coding sequence ATGACGCATCATTTCCTCGAACGACCGCCTCACCCCGAAACGGAATGGGCCGCCTGCACAGGCTTCTCGGCATCGGCAACCGTCGTACGGCCTATATTACATACGCCATTGAAGGATGCCAGTATTTGCGCGGGCCCGGACCGAACGTATGCTTTGACCGGAACGACGGACGGCCGGAGCATTCGGATTTGGACGTCCTCGGACTTGCAAACCTGGACGGGGCCCGTCACGGTATGGAGCTTGGAGCGAGAGGGGACCCGGCAGCAGGAAAACGACGGCCCTTGCGGCATCTGCGCTCCGAGAATCCATTATGCGAGGGGAACGTACTGGATTGCCTACGGAGTACAACAAGGCGGCACCGGGTTGCTTCGGAGCTCGTCCGGAGACGTCCGGGGCCCATATCAAGATATGGGGAGAATGACCGCCGACGGACGAGATGCCTCTCTCTTCGAGGACGATGACGGCACGGTCTATTGGGTGTACGGCAACGGCAGGATCGCCCGAATGAACGAGGAGATGACGGGACTGCTGGAACAACCCCGGAGGGTGGAAGTGCAGCCTTGGCGCACGGCCGGACGGGTAGACCGGCCCGCGTACACCGGGAATCATCAGGCAGGGGCATACGGGGCGTTCATCTGCAAGAGGGACGGCTATTACTTCCTGTTTTGCGCGGAACCGTTCGAGCGGCTAGGAAGCGACGCGGTGGATACGTTCGCGGCGGTCAGCCGATCCGTCTACGGGCCATATAGTCGAAGATATTTGGCGCTGCCTCATGGCGGCCAAGCGTCTTTATTTACCGGACCGGACGGACGGCTGTATGCTTCCTTCTCCGGCTGCGGCAGCTATTCGCCGGTCGAGCATTACCCCGCCGTCGTGCCGATGTCCCTGGCAGGACCGGGATTTATAAGGCCGGACGAGAACGTCGTGCTTGAGAAGGGAGCCGTCGGAAGTCTTGCGCCCGCCGCGGATTTTCCGATTCGAGACCCTCATATTTGCTTAGGTCCGGACGGCGTCTATTATTTGACGGGCACCTCCGACCGACCCCACCGAGATTTCTGGAACGGGAACAACCAGCTTCACTTATGGAGCTCGAAGGATCTTACGGCATGGAGCCATGTGGGGAAAGTATGGGATCTCGCGGAAAACGGGACGTGGGAGAACAACATTTATGAAAATCCATGTCTTTGGGCGCCGGAGACGATTTATTTGTACGGAACCTTCTGGATTACGTATTCGCTGAAGGGCGGAGGCACCGGGCTGATTAAAAGCGTATCCGGAAAGCCGGAGGGACCTTATATTGACATGGGGCGGATGACGAATACGGATATCGACTCCAGTCTGTTCCGGGATGAACACGGTCAGGTGTACTTCGTATGGCAGGACGGGAAGATCGCTCGCATGAAGGAAAATATGACGGGCTTCGCGGAAGAACCCCGCAAGCTGTTGTGCGAAGACGGTCAGCGCGTCGGGTACGAGGGGGCGTTCCTCGTCAAATATCGGAACAAGTACATTCTCGGGGCGGCGGAATGGAACGGCGACGAACGGGTGGACGGCACGTACGATTTACTGTACGCCGTATCCGATCAGGTGTACGGACCTTACTCCCCGAGGCGGCTTGCGGTGCCTCACGGAGGACACGGTACGATGTTCGTCGATCGCGAAGGCAGACTCCGGTCGACCTTGTTCGGGAACGACCGCACCGCTCCGTTCCGGACGCGCGTCGGCATCGTCGCGCTCAAAGTCGAAGAAGACGAACATGGATTGCTCATCGAGCCCGAGGAAATATGA
- a CDS encoding carbohydrate-binding protein, which yields MKRWLTGLVAAVLTVSFPASSLAYSNPQPVTDSWHWDHGGFYGEGDPYILKFNGVYYLYTSTVDDKPGVKVWSSGDLVHWEYRGLCAEEPVTKGAYAPEVVYWNGDFYMYTALLRDDPGTTQRGHRVLKSSSPIGPFTAQTGNTVDGIDGHVFIDDDGKWYFYSTGSGNINVRPMSDPYTFGEPSNTGAAMRGWTEGPTVIKRNGKYYMTYTGNHIWNDAYRVDYATSSNPVSGFEPAASQNPILLDSEGEHVGLGHNSIVRGPDLDSDYIVYHSHANPGRHLNLDRIVWNGDKMLVLGPTTTEQPDPAMPDFSDRFQRGAIGDQWNAVGGGTWGIRNGETLYQEATGEPEQARMLLSKKATGDQFTAEFNMKQVSQGDSESPLMGAVFSYRNENHYGIAVLNRNRNRLETFFRVDGEDAERVVTPLPEGYDYTKWHQIRIEKEGAEYRIYVDNMLKQTRTIEGLGQGSIGYATTDAHADFGFVAFSDKVGGNSVHTASMPIPGKIQAVHYHMGGNGDSDRVSNRVRTAEAADGSDYLTSFRKGNLPYRINVSEAGTYDVMIRYAADADARVKLELDESTALTDEVRLPSTGGAEKWSNALIRNVELPQGLHTLKVVPVGDASFEFSSMTFNRTVPTTPIFDDFNDGDDQGWRKFEQGWRVNTGEEPAFDAYKPVPGIVEAPFYNTGGEGVGYHDTTPENIGGAYRGDSVDIRTNTNYNGLNVGWNRAGEWLKYNVEVKRAGTYRVEVTAATTFADNEARLWLNDTTDLTGAIDIKATGDWNAWKTTLSPSFYLPEGRHTITFETVKGEYDFARLKFVSYDVPASIPGIVEAVHYRTGGEGIGYHDNTPANIGGQYRDDGVDIRVHPQGGWNVGWNQTGEWLKYNVAVAEPAVYDVSARIATALAGGKIRLWLNDAVDLTGVVDVPNTGGWNAWTNVNLGDIALPEGDHTLTVEIVQGEYDFAGLSFRTSDDPIRLPGTVLAVDYMNGGEGVGYHDNTPGNIRGLYRTDDVDIRLLPEGFTTGWNQTGEWLKYDVSVTETTYKLDLRFATAMNGSQVRFWLDDTTDLTGIIDIPNTGNFHEWMTMTKEGVVLPAGRHTIKAEIVKGEFDFYSFRFHNDPDVPKQGEFLSQPNGYPKAVIGDDRWSDYIVETDIRLGRNTRGGGNAGILFRVNNPADGTEYGQNRDDFLQGYMAYLTADGVQLGKFNYGFQHLAGKPLSGTVGTWQHLKVVAQGNRIQVYVGDMDTPLIDYTDHSETAFTHGKAGVRSFNSESAIDNFQVAPIPAAEGS from the coding sequence ATGAAAAGATGGCTGACGGGACTCGTTGCCGCCGTCCTGACTGTATCTTTCCCCGCATCGAGTTTAGCGTATAGCAATCCCCAACCGGTGACCGACTCGTGGCATTGGGATCATGGGGGCTTTTATGGCGAAGGCGACCCTTACATCCTGAAGTTTAACGGCGTCTATTATTTATACACCAGCACGGTGGACGATAAGCCCGGCGTGAAGGTATGGTCTTCGGGGGATTTGGTGCACTGGGAATACCGCGGACTGTGCGCGGAGGAGCCGGTGACGAAGGGGGCTTACGCTCCTGAAGTGGTGTACTGGAACGGGGATTTTTACATGTATACGGCGCTGCTCAGAGACGATCCCGGCACGACGCAGCGCGGACACCGGGTGTTGAAGAGCTCCAGTCCGATCGGTCCGTTCACGGCGCAGACGGGGAATACGGTCGACGGGATCGACGGGCACGTCTTCATCGACGACGACGGAAAATGGTATTTCTATAGTACGGGAAGCGGAAATATCAACGTTCGGCCGATGAGCGATCCTTATACGTTCGGGGAGCCCTCGAATACCGGCGCCGCGATGAGGGGATGGACCGAAGGTCCGACGGTCATCAAGCGGAATGGAAAATATTACATGACGTACACCGGAAACCATATTTGGAACGATGCCTATCGGGTGGATTATGCGACGAGCTCGAATCCGGTCTCGGGCTTCGAGCCGGCAGCCTCCCAGAACCCGATTCTTCTCGACTCGGAGGGAGAGCATGTCGGACTTGGACACAACTCCATCGTTCGCGGTCCCGACCTGGATTCCGATTATATCGTATACCACAGCCATGCCAATCCCGGGCGGCATCTGAACCTGGATCGAATCGTATGGAACGGAGATAAAATGCTCGTTCTCGGCCCCACGACGACCGAACAGCCCGATCCGGCCATGCCGGATTTCAGCGACAGGTTTCAAAGAGGCGCAATAGGCGACCAATGGAACGCCGTCGGCGGAGGAACTTGGGGAATACGGAACGGCGAGACATTGTATCAAGAAGCGACCGGAGAGCCGGAGCAAGCTCGCATGCTGCTTTCGAAGAAGGCGACCGGCGACCAGTTCACCGCGGAGTTCAACATGAAGCAGGTTTCTCAGGGAGACAGCGAAAGCCCGTTGATGGGCGCCGTATTTTCCTATAGGAACGAGAATCATTACGGGATTGCCGTATTGAACCGTAATCGCAACCGTCTGGAGACGTTCTTCCGGGTGGACGGCGAAGATGCGGAACGGGTCGTTACCCCGCTTCCGGAAGGTTACGATTATACGAAGTGGCATCAGATCCGGATCGAGAAGGAGGGTGCCGAATATCGAATCTACGTAGACAATATGCTCAAACAAACCCGCACGATCGAAGGGCTGGGCCAAGGCAGTATCGGTTACGCGACGACGGATGCGCATGCGGATTTCGGCTTCGTGGCGTTCAGCGATAAAGTCGGAGGGAACAGCGTTCATACCGCATCCATGCCGATTCCCGGCAAAATCCAAGCCGTCCATTATCATATGGGAGGGAACGGCGATTCGGATCGCGTTTCGAACCGAGTTCGAACGGCCGAAGCCGCGGACGGGAGCGATTACCTCACGTCGTTCCGGAAGGGGAATTTGCCGTATCGCATCAACGTTTCCGAAGCGGGTACTTACGATGTGATGATCCGGTATGCGGCGGATGCCGATGCTCGCGTAAAGCTCGAGCTTGACGAGTCGACCGCACTGACGGACGAAGTACGACTCCCTTCCACCGGCGGCGCCGAGAAGTGGAGCAATGCGCTGATTCGGAACGTCGAGCTTCCGCAAGGATTGCATACGCTCAAGGTCGTACCGGTCGGAGACGCGTCGTTCGAATTTTCTTCCATGACCTTCAACCGAACGGTTCCGACGACGCCGATCTTCGACGATTTCAACGACGGCGACGATCAGGGTTGGAGGAAATTCGAACAGGGCTGGAGGGTCAATACCGGCGAAGAACCCGCGTTCGACGCATATAAGCCGGTGCCGGGAATCGTCGAAGCGCCTTTCTACAACACGGGCGGCGAAGGCGTCGGTTACCATGATACGACTCCTGAAAATATAGGGGGGGCTTATCGAGGCGACTCCGTCGACATTCGAACGAACACCAATTACAACGGTTTGAACGTGGGCTGGAATCGTGCCGGGGAATGGCTCAAATACAATGTGGAAGTGAAGCGGGCAGGAACGTACAGAGTCGAGGTGACGGCGGCGACCACGTTCGCGGACAATGAGGCGCGACTCTGGTTGAACGATACGACGGATTTGACCGGCGCGATCGACATCAAGGCGACCGGGGATTGGAACGCGTGGAAGACGACGCTGTCCCCAAGCTTCTATTTACCGGAAGGCCGACATACGATCACCTTCGAAACGGTGAAGGGCGAGTACGATTTTGCAAGGCTCAAATTCGTCTCGTACGACGTACCGGCATCGATCCCTGGCATTGTAGAAGCGGTCCATTATCGAACGGGCGGCGAGGGGATCGGTTATCATGACAATACTCCGGCGAATATCGGCGGGCAGTACCGCGACGACGGCGTCGACATTCGCGTTCATCCTCAGGGAGGCTGGAACGTCGGCTGGAACCAGACCGGCGAGTGGTTGAAGTATAACGTTGCCGTCGCCGAGCCGGCGGTCTACGACGTCAGCGCTAGAATCGCAACGGCGCTCGCCGGCGGGAAAATCCGGTTATGGTTGAACGACGCGGTCGATCTGACCGGCGTGGTCGACGTTCCCAATACCGGAGGTTGGAATGCATGGACGAACGTCAACCTGGGAGATATCGCGCTGCCGGAAGGCGATCATACCCTTACTGTCGAAATCGTACAGGGCGAATATGATTTTGCCGGCCTCTCCTTCCGAACGTCGGACGATCCGATCCGACTTCCCGGAACCGTTCTCGCCGTAGATTATATGAACGGCGGGGAAGGGGTCGGATATCACGACAATACTCCGGGAAATATCCGCGGTCTGTACCGGACCGACGATGTCGACATTCGGCTGCTCCCGGAAGGCTTCACGACGGGGTGGAACCAAACCGGCGAATGGTTGAAGTACGACGTTAGCGTCACGGAGACCACCTACAAACTCGATTTGAGATTCGCTACGGCCATGAACGGCAGCCAGGTTCGGTTCTGGCTCGACGATACGACCGACCTAACGGGCATCATCGACATTCCGAACACGGGCAATTTCCATGAGTGGATGACGATGACGAAAGAAGGCGTCGTCCTTCCCGCAGGCCGGCACACCATCAAAGCGGAGATCGTTAAAGGCGAATTCGACTTTTACAGCTTCCGTTTCCATAACGACCCGGACGTCCCGAAACAAGGCGAGTTTCTATCCCAGCCGAATGGGTATCCGAAAGCGGTGATCGGCGACGACAGATGGTCGGATTATATCGTGGAGACGGATATTCGGTTGGGGCGAAATACGCGAGGAGGAGGTAACGCGGGGATTCTCTTCCGCGTCAACAACCCGGCCGACGGAACGGAATACGGACAGAACCGAGACGATTTCTTGCAGGGATATATGGCCTACTTGACCGCAGACGGCGTGCAATTGGGCAAATTCAACTACGGCTTCCAACACTTGGCCGGAAAGCCGCTGTCGGGAACGGTCGGGACATGGCAGCATCTGAAGGTAGTCGCGCAAGGAAATCGAATCCAGGTGTACGTCGGGGATATGGACACGCCGCTGATCGACTACACCGATCACAGCGAGACGGCTTTCACGCACGGGAAGGCAGGGGTCCGAAGCTTTAACAGCGAAAGCGCGATCGACAATTTCCAAGTCGCGCCGATTCCGGCGGCCGAGGGGAGCTGA
- a CDS encoding FAD-dependent oxidoreductase yields MGNQPLDIGANDSADAYDAVVFGGGIGGTAAAYVLAREGLRVLLCETTGTLGREIVRGRNQFADLPRYSEASSAVREFFRYLTLRGGWFDGEMDPAAAAVAFDSMMEQVGADVLFQVWPSKVCAEDGRITGAVLATKTGYRSIRTTKVVDATGHGKLARSRFEGIPNPDARTVLHVLFNGSEGDCETERSWTADGLGVIRASCRATYWPGERRISLCVDKFVSRSEWMLRLPSVVPELKRLFPSLSGSAFTYVGDDVWQTPCLRYRTGSVDARAAGQVEDAEGRPYDIRRNMLGDPLRLQGFAMAGYWLEGMPFDPAQEERALMNAFRLGELAGRSLLAD; encoded by the coding sequence GTGGGCAACCAACCTCTGGACATTGGCGCGAACGATTCGGCGGACGCTTACGACGCCGTGGTGTTCGGCGGCGGCATCGGCGGTACGGCGGCAGCGTATGTCTTGGCCCGAGAAGGCTTGCGCGTCCTCCTCTGCGAAACGACGGGAACGCTGGGGCGGGAAATCGTGCGAGGCCGCAACCAATTCGCCGACTTGCCCCGATATTCGGAAGCTTCCTCCGCGGTTCGGGAATTTTTCCGGTACCTTACGCTTCGCGGAGGCTGGTTCGACGGCGAGATGGATCCGGCCGCGGCGGCGGTCGCATTCGACAGCATGATGGAACAGGTCGGCGCGGACGTCCTGTTTCAGGTGTGGCCTTCGAAGGTTTGCGCGGAAGACGGGCGCATAACAGGGGCCGTCCTCGCGACGAAAACCGGGTATCGATCGATCCGGACGACGAAGGTCGTCGATGCGACCGGCCACGGCAAACTCGCCCGAAGCCGGTTCGAGGGGATCCCGAATCCGGACGCAAGGACGGTGCTGCATGTCCTCTTCAACGGATCGGAAGGAGATTGCGAAACGGAACGAAGCTGGACGGCGGACGGGCTCGGCGTCATCAGGGCGTCTTGCAGGGCGACCTACTGGCCCGGAGAGCGGCGCATCTCTCTGTGCGTGGACAAATTCGTATCCCGATCGGAGTGGATGCTTCGTCTTCCGTCCGTCGTTCCGGAACTCAAGCGCTTGTTCCCCTCGCTGAGCGGCAGCGCGTTCACGTACGTCGGCGACGATGTATGGCAGACCCCCTGCCTGCGTTACCGGACCGGTTCCGTTGACGCCCGGGCGGCGGGTCAGGTGGAAGATGCGGAAGGCCGTCCGTACGACATCCGACGCAATATGCTAGGCGATCCCTTGAGGTTGCAGGGATTCGCGATGGCGGGCTATTGGCTGGAAGGAATGCCGTTCGATCCCGCTCAGGAGGAAAGAGCGCTAATGAACGCTTTCCGGCTCGGAGAGCTTGCGGGACGATCCTTGCTGGCCGATTGA
- a CDS encoding FAD-dependent oxidoreductase produces the protein MNERLRTDVLVLGGGTAGVMAAIAAAEEGADVVLVERDSALGGVGVRAGIQNYYYGLTGGIQNRLDQSTRSLQKHWESKASGLLPEAKSAAIGRLIERLGIHVVYEATVAEMIMEGRTVKGAVVESERDAIRIEARVTVDATGDGDAADLAGASYTLGREWDGCQHAYSLIPRFVDENNVVRNINYDVGWLDVTDPVDVSRAYRVGRRVVWRAGATPETAHYFVAGPQLGVREGRRIVGDYVLRQDDLLLDRRFDDVVMRCFAHLENHAYDYANESDLAQIWIGVLGQWKFLFGGDVPYRCLIPLGIEGLLIGCRALSQDHDCGNLFRMQRDMQKLGEVSGVAAAMCVRTNALPRRLDVKALQRTLTARGVLRESDLTRESAPWLTFSGGTPEDRQRVVRNGASPEDIREIIRYLGTDEEPAALWWLWQFGEASAAPLLEAMRDAEGGRLRGIAFALGLLKREESVPYLASSFRNGEADKPNELDRTMERWQSALVLLRRMGSDCVFDDVLARIRCERKCTTLLLYLHYLIAVSGRLADARKAGARAAAQAVLADAELGDDYALHGSGVSIPAAADTRSIKWSLDATAAYLLEVAGGDGRGLLERYARDERGYVRTAAGILLERLKRAKRGG, from the coding sequence TTGAACGAACGATTGCGAACCGATGTGTTGGTGTTGGGCGGAGGTACCGCCGGCGTAATGGCCGCCATTGCGGCCGCGGAAGAAGGAGCCGACGTCGTCTTGGTCGAGCGGGACAGCGCGCTGGGCGGCGTCGGCGTACGGGCGGGCATCCAGAACTATTATTACGGTTTGACGGGCGGCATCCAGAATCGTCTGGACCAATCGACGCGTTCTCTGCAAAAACATTGGGAAAGCAAAGCGTCCGGACTGCTTCCGGAAGCGAAATCCGCGGCCATAGGCCGGCTGATCGAACGGCTCGGCATCCATGTCGTCTATGAAGCGACGGTCGCCGAGATGATCATGGAAGGCCGTACGGTCAAGGGCGCAGTCGTGGAGAGCGAACGGGACGCGATTCGCATCGAAGCGCGCGTGACCGTCGATGCGACCGGCGACGGCGACGCCGCCGATTTGGCGGGGGCGTCCTACACGCTGGGGCGGGAATGGGACGGGTGCCAGCACGCGTATTCGTTGATTCCCCGCTTCGTGGACGAGAACAACGTAGTGCGGAACATCAACTACGATGTCGGCTGGCTGGACGTAACGGACCCCGTCGACGTATCGCGGGCATACCGGGTCGGGCGCCGCGTCGTCTGGAGGGCGGGCGCAACGCCGGAGACCGCGCATTATTTCGTCGCCGGCCCTCAACTGGGCGTGCGGGAAGGCCGCAGAATCGTCGGCGATTACGTGCTTCGTCAGGACGATCTGCTGCTGGATCGACGATTCGACGACGTGGTCATGCGTTGTTTCGCCCACCTCGAAAATCACGCTTACGACTACGCCAACGAAAGCGATCTTGCGCAAATCTGGATCGGCGTGCTCGGCCAATGGAAGTTTTTGTTCGGCGGGGACGTTCCGTACCGCTGTCTCATTCCTCTCGGGATCGAAGGACTGCTGATCGGATGCCGCGCGTTGTCCCAGGACCATGATTGCGGTAATTTATTTCGCATGCAGCGGGATATGCAGAAGCTGGGCGAGGTCAGCGGCGTCGCCGCGGCGATGTGCGTCCGGACGAACGCGCTTCCCCGGCGGCTCGACGTGAAGGCGCTGCAGCGCACGCTTACGGCAAGGGGAGTGCTGCGCGAGTCGGATCTAACGAGGGAAAGCGCGCCCTGGCTTACCTTCTCCGGGGGGACGCCGGAGGATCGGCAGCGGGTCGTCCGAAACGGCGCGTCGCCGGAGGATATCCGCGAAATCATTCGGTATCTAGGCACCGACGAGGAACCTGCCGCATTGTGGTGGTTATGGCAGTTCGGCGAAGCTTCCGCGGCCCCGCTGCTGGAAGCGATGCGGGACGCGGAAGGCGGCCGGCTTCGCGGGATCGCGTTCGCGCTCGGTTTATTGAAGCGCGAGGAAAGCGTTCCCTATCTGGCTTCTTCGTTCCGGAACGGAGAAGCCGACAAGCCGAACGAACTCGACCGAACGATGGAACGCTGGCAATCGGCCCTAGTATTGCTTCGCCGCATGGGGAGCGACTGCGTGTTCGACGATGTGCTGGCACGAATCCGGTGCGAACGCAAGTGCACGACGCTCCTCTTGTACCTCCACTATCTGATCGCCGTATCCGGCCGGCTCGCGGACGCGCGGAAGGCGGGCGCGCGCGCAGCCGCGCAAGCCGTTCTTGCCGATGCCGAGCTGGGCGACGATTACGCGCTGCACGGATCGGGCGTATCGATTCCGGCCGCCGCGGATACCCGATCGATCAAGTGGAGCCTCGACGCGACGGCCGCCTATTTGCTTGAAGTGGCCGGGGGCGACGGCCGCGGTCTGTTGGAGCGATACGCGCGGGACGAGCGCGGGTACGTCCGCACGGCCGCCGGCATCCTGCTGGAACGGTTGAAGCGAGCGAAAAGGGGTGGATAA